One stretch of Leptospira mtsangambouensis DNA includes these proteins:
- a CDS encoding 1-acyl-sn-glycerol-3-phosphate acyltransferase codes for MQIAYNDLKQAVLGSGPMGIIIASVLAQKFDPITLWIPDKELVEVLKKRRQTEIMGKTIDLPDHIDIVSSLDSFGRDDWVFHVAVPSRSFLDSVHALLDVLEPTNSYVFSFLTKGILDSKNRKKTGFITYSQYLQNYLKERIFSNSSVAVVNGPSLLGEILDEKFSFFNIGSYEKETSEFLSEVLSSNFINTSVTDDVVGMEIVGVAKNPMAIASGIVSLLPRYGANLLGEILSVGFQEVRDLAMRYGARPDTVMGRSGLADFITTATSNKSRNRGFGQKIVGELLSGGEKLSIKDRIEIFFAPRSFIERESTKWHDNVEGTYALSILIELANEIRLPFTLHRTLFDVLTRKQPPDALIDLICGKKTESKNIPLVVQKKVGLNLTSGIDFQNLLVDRIIKHISNVPGTVTRVKKQSSAVIESTQKRLTKATRKKQKLDEVKFASELEIWQRFQNCQKDEENALVKELVRFYVTEIADNYSPTVRESVLRFVAPIRLFSGGFLKGSMIPHVGGKTEVVKALSSKYNLLYAPTHRSHLDSVEVAYSLFHLGLPVPRYAAGINLMSNPFWEWMLKSLGAYAVDRERTRNSLYLECLTLYSQVMLEQGIPSLVYPEGTRSRTGGIVPVKTGLLTTAVNAFRSSGTEIVIVPISVSYETVPEDNQFCNMPEELGMAGFLAKRSNVYVEFCDPIPISEYAHTEDPTLELSYRITKGWKQYHKILPNQIVAKILAENDFSVEVSQSTMLVEDFISCHDGNYLIKDPEEVWEKGKKILEKRKMIEESNRVVHSKNDALLLYYANMIPEDEDKKY; via the coding sequence ATGCAAATAGCCTATAACGACTTAAAACAAGCAGTTCTGGGAAGTGGCCCAATGGGTATTATCATCGCTTCCGTACTAGCACAGAAATTCGATCCCATCACTCTCTGGATTCCCGACAAAGAATTGGTAGAGGTTCTTAAGAAACGCCGCCAAACAGAAATTATGGGAAAAACTATAGATCTCCCTGATCATATTGACATTGTTTCCAGTTTGGATTCTTTTGGGCGAGATGATTGGGTTTTTCATGTGGCCGTTCCTTCCCGATCATTTTTGGACAGTGTCCATGCTCTTTTGGATGTTTTAGAACCTACCAACAGTTATGTTTTTTCTTTTTTAACAAAAGGAATTTTGGATTCTAAAAACAGAAAAAAAACTGGATTCATCACTTACTCGCAATACTTACAAAATTATTTAAAAGAAAGAATTTTTTCTAACTCATCGGTTGCGGTAGTCAACGGTCCTTCCCTACTCGGGGAAATTTTAGATGAGAAATTTAGTTTTTTTAACATTGGATCTTATGAAAAAGAAACTTCTGAGTTTCTTTCTGAAGTTCTTTCTTCTAATTTTATCAATACATCTGTCACCGACGATGTTGTGGGAATGGAAATTGTAGGTGTGGCAAAAAATCCAATGGCCATCGCTAGTGGAATTGTTTCTCTACTTCCTCGTTATGGTGCAAACTTACTTGGAGAAATTTTATCTGTAGGTTTTCAAGAAGTGAGAGACCTTGCCATGCGTTATGGTGCAAGACCAGATACCGTGATGGGAAGATCGGGACTTGCCGACTTTATCACTACTGCCACAAGCAACAAAAGTAGAAATAGAGGATTTGGTCAAAAAATTGTCGGCGAACTTTTGTCAGGCGGAGAAAAATTAAGTATCAAAGATCGAATTGAGATTTTTTTTGCACCGCGATCCTTTATCGAAAGAGAGTCCACCAAGTGGCATGATAACGTAGAAGGAACTTACGCTCTCAGTATTCTGATCGAACTTGCCAATGAAATCCGTCTTCCTTTTACCTTACACAGAACTTTGTTTGATGTCCTTACCAGAAAACAACCACCAGATGCCTTAATTGATTTGATTTGTGGTAAAAAAACAGAATCAAAAAACATCCCACTGGTGGTTCAAAAGAAAGTAGGACTCAATTTAACATCAGGAATTGATTTTCAAAATTTGCTTGTGGATCGGATCATCAAACATATCAGCAATGTTCCAGGAACAGTCACTCGAGTGAAAAAACAATCCTCAGCTGTGATTGAATCCACTCAGAAAAGACTCACCAAAGCCACTCGTAAAAAACAAAAGTTGGATGAAGTTAAGTTTGCATCTGAACTTGAAATTTGGCAACGGTTCCAAAATTGCCAAAAAGATGAAGAGAATGCACTTGTAAAAGAGTTGGTTCGTTTCTATGTCACAGAAATTGCCGACAACTATAGCCCTACCGTCAGAGAATCTGTCCTTCGATTTGTAGCTCCCATTCGACTATTTTCTGGTGGGTTTCTCAAAGGATCGATGATCCCTCATGTGGGCGGAAAAACAGAAGTGGTGAAGGCATTATCTTCTAAATACAATTTATTGTATGCTCCCACCCATAGATCTCACTTAGATTCTGTAGAAGTTGCCTATTCTTTATTTCATTTGGGACTTCCTGTTCCTCGTTATGCGGCCGGAATCAATTTAATGTCGAATCCATTTTGGGAATGGATGTTAAAATCACTTGGTGCCTATGCGGTCGATCGTGAAAGAACACGCAACAGTTTGTATTTGGAATGTCTAACTTTGTATTCACAAGTAATGTTAGAACAAGGGATTCCTTCCCTTGTTTATCCAGAAGGTACTCGTTCGAGAACCGGAGGAATTGTTCCAGTCAAAACGGGCCTACTCACAACTGCCGTGAATGCATTCCGAAGTTCAGGAACAGAGATTGTGATTGTTCCCATTTCTGTATCTTACGAAACCGTTCCAGAAGATAACCAGTTCTGCAATATGCCAGAAGAGTTAGGAATGGCAGGTTTTCTTGCAAAACGTTCCAATGTATACGTAGAGTTTTGTGATCCAATTCCTATCTCGGAATATGCGCACACGGAAGATCCAACTTTGGAACTCAGTTATCGCATCACCAAAGGTTGGAAACAATATCATAAAATTTTGCCAAATCAGATTGTTGCTAAAATTTTAGCTGAGAATGATTTTTCCGTCGAAGTTTCGCAGAGTACGATGTTAGTTGAAGATTTTATTTCCTGTCATGATGGAAACTATCTCATCAAAGATCCTGAAGAAGTTTGGGAAAAAGGAAAAAAGATTCTAGAAAAACGGAAAATGATCGAAGAATCAAATCGAGTGGTGCATTCCAAAAATGATGCATTACTTTTGTATTATGCGAATATGATTCCTGAAGACGAAGATAAAAAATACTAA
- a CDS encoding acyl-CoA dehydrogenase family protein produces the protein MSHHISEHPSLQPFDISEYKGVRGKNFYDIDPALQRVVHRYSESFAPDHKKAMEEHIRKYGELVGGILDELTEECHKEGKYGEVVKFDRTGKRIDFIKYSEEQKLARKISYDHGVVNLDFHPEWKYDFTHIHRYALTYLMNMNGEGGVACPLAMTDGIILALKKIGTEEQKKKYLPLVAGKGSSSHFMAGQYVTERVGGSNVSANRTIAKKLPNGKWELTGEKWFCSNPGDLWVTTAKMEGTNTVGMFLVPRIKENGELNGHHILRKKDIIGSRGKLTVEIIYDKVEAEEFGRPGHGLVNLIRYIIKTSRLHVGLGSSGNARRSVMEASEYAKFRTAYGKKILEFPSFTKTLAEMQILQTGNCFVNFRSANLSEKDHDAAEITVPLMKYKSSSQASYITQKAILTLGGNGIIGDFSPLPRLHNDSIINETWEGTHLIITDHCLHALQKPKVYTAFQSLLDELTKSALNHQELKNAFEVFQTKRKELEHCIKNESKDWKDMNRVYIADVTYQVFLLAEFLEQAAYDIANKLPTKYLYFANGYAEMVRDGLEAPRQKEGVFFDSKAIETFLSF, from the coding sequence GAGTTCGAGGTAAAAACTTTTACGACATCGATCCCGCCTTACAACGAGTGGTTCACCGTTATTCTGAATCTTTTGCACCGGATCATAAAAAAGCAATGGAAGAACATATCCGAAAGTATGGGGAACTCGTCGGTGGGATTTTGGATGAACTCACAGAAGAGTGCCACAAAGAAGGAAAGTATGGTGAGGTTGTTAAATTTGATCGAACGGGAAAACGAATCGATTTTATCAAATATTCGGAAGAACAAAAATTAGCACGAAAGATTTCTTATGATCACGGTGTGGTGAATTTAGATTTTCATCCTGAGTGGAAATATGATTTCACACATATTCATCGTTATGCGCTCACTTATTTAATGAATATGAATGGAGAAGGTGGTGTTGCCTGTCCTTTGGCCATGACCGATGGAATCATCCTTGCTCTCAAAAAAATTGGAACAGAAGAACAAAAGAAAAAATACCTCCCTCTGGTTGCTGGAAAAGGAAGTTCTTCTCATTTTATGGCCGGACAATATGTAACGGAAAGAGTGGGTGGGAGTAATGTTTCTGCCAATCGAACCATTGCAAAAAAACTTCCGAACGGCAAATGGGAGTTAACTGGTGAAAAATGGTTTTGTTCGAACCCTGGTGATCTTTGGGTCACAACGGCAAAGATGGAGGGAACGAATACCGTTGGTATGTTCCTTGTTCCTAGGATCAAAGAAAATGGGGAACTCAATGGACACCATATTTTGCGTAAAAAAGATATCATTGGATCTCGTGGAAAACTCACTGTAGAAATTATTTATGACAAGGTAGAAGCCGAAGAGTTTGGTCGTCCAGGTCATGGACTTGTGAATCTCATTCGTTACATCATCAAAACCTCTCGATTGCATGTGGGTCTTGGTTCCAGTGGGAATGCAAGAAGGTCTGTGATGGAAGCTTCTGAGTATGCAAAGTTTAGAACCGCTTACGGTAAAAAGATTTTAGAATTTCCTTCTTTTACAAAAACCTTAGCAGAAATGCAAATTTTACAAACAGGAAATTGTTTTGTGAACTTTCGTTCCGCGAATCTATCTGAAAAAGATCATGATGCGGCTGAGATTACAGTTCCGCTTATGAAATATAAATCATCTTCCCAAGCAAGTTATATCACTCAAAAAGCAATCCTTACTTTGGGTGGAAACGGAATCATTGGTGACTTTTCTCCTCTCCCTCGTCTACACAATGATTCCATCATCAATGAAACTTGGGAAGGAACCCATCTCATTATTACCGATCATTGTTTGCATGCTTTGCAAAAACCAAAGGTTTATACAGCTTTCCAATCTTTGTTGGATGAACTAACAAAGTCTGCTTTGAACCATCAGGAATTAAAAAATGCATTTGAAGTATTCCAAACCAAACGAAAGGAATTGGAACACTGTATTAAAAATGAATCCAAAGATTGGAAGGATATGAATCGGGTTTATATTGCCGATGTAACCTATCAAGTTTTCCTGCTAGCTGAGTTTTTAGAACAAGCAGCTTATGACATTGCAAACAAATTACCTACTAAGTATTTATATTTTGCCAATGGGTATGCCGAGATGGTGCGGGATGGACTCGAAGCACCAAGACAAAAGGAAGGAGTTTTCTTTGATTCGAAAGCAATTGAGACCTTTCTTTCTTTTTAA
- a CDS encoding DMT family transporter has translation MNLKFLLLLILAMVSWGISWPIGKMIAGTVPVSVLVFWRFLATFLSVIPLLLVMRIPFLLKTGKDYWNVLLGGIIYTFYNQFFFMGLKNGLPGAGGVLVTTLNPIVTFFIVVLIQKKRISKRQVIGLFFGFIGGLVILQVWKISIDYLLLSGNLFFLLCSFVWAILSLNSQKTGKSMSPVTYSFYVYAVGSIIEFLFCFNDPSFWKVWDMGFSFWASIFYLTVISTTFGTTVYFYAATRLGSEIASSFIFIVPLSAYLSSFLILNEVVQIPVIIGGCLAILAVYLINSKQKRKEPNL, from the coding sequence TTGAACCTAAAATTTTTACTCTTACTGATACTTGCAATGGTCTCTTGGGGGATTTCTTGGCCCATTGGAAAAATGATCGCAGGGACTGTTCCTGTTTCAGTCTTAGTTTTCTGGCGATTTTTAGCCACTTTTCTTTCCGTGATTCCACTGCTTCTTGTGATGCGGATTCCTTTTTTACTCAAAACGGGAAAGGATTATTGGAATGTTCTCCTCGGTGGAATCATATATACTTTCTACAATCAATTCTTCTTTATGGGTTTAAAGAATGGGCTACCGGGAGCTGGGGGTGTCCTTGTCACAACCCTCAATCCCATCGTTACATTTTTTATAGTAGTGCTTATACAAAAAAAACGAATTTCCAAACGCCAAGTGATAGGATTGTTTTTTGGATTTATCGGTGGTCTTGTGATTTTACAAGTATGGAAGATCAGTATCGATTATTTATTGTTATCTGGTAACTTATTCTTTTTGTTATGTTCTTTTGTTTGGGCAATTCTTTCTCTCAATAGCCAAAAGACAGGTAAGTCGATGTCGCCCGTAACATATAGTTTTTATGTATATGCTGTGGGTTCTATCATTGAATTTCTATTTTGTTTTAATGATCCAAGTTTTTGGAAAGTTTGGGATATGGGTTTTTCCTTCTGGGCTTCCATCTTTTACTTAACAGTGATCTCGACTACCTTTGGAACCACTGTTTATTTTTATGCTGCCACAAGGCTTGGATCTGAAATTGCGAGTAGTTTCATCTTCATTGTCCCACTCTCTGCCTATTTGAGTAGTTTTTTGATTTTGAATGAAGTGGTACAAATTCCTGTGATCATTGGCGGATGTTTGGCAATCCTTGCTGTGTATTTAATCAATTCGAAACAGAAGAGAAAGGAACCAAATCTTTGA
- a CDS encoding AEC family transporter, translating to MGLFFRRLPQFPETTPKVLNGFILFISLPSLVLYHVHELKVDTTSLLPSSMPWVVFGIALVFFLGLYKLKFLKFHTAVCLVLTAGLGNTSFVGFPLLETYLGKTSLGYGILADQLGTFMVLSFPGIILASIAMDGKWDFSTLVKRVLGFAPIYALFVAIVTRQFPYPEAFKLVLLRLGDTLTPLALVSVGYMLDMRTIAGHGKVLALGLGFKLVLAPIFVYWMYSPLKEDSLLFQTIVLESAMAPMVTSTVITIEKNISPHLASLMLGIGIPISFGTTYVLNFLLKGNYI from the coding sequence TTGGGGTTATTTTTTCGAAGATTACCTCAGTTTCCGGAAACCACTCCTAAGGTGTTAAATGGGTTTATTCTTTTCATTTCGTTGCCCTCTCTTGTTTTGTATCATGTCCATGAATTAAAAGTAGATACGACTTCACTTTTGCCTTCGTCTATGCCTTGGGTAGTTTTTGGGATCGCACTTGTATTCTTCCTTGGATTGTACAAACTAAAGTTTTTAAAATTTCATACTGCCGTCTGTTTGGTGTTAACTGCAGGTCTTGGGAACACTTCCTTCGTTGGATTTCCCTTACTTGAAACTTACTTAGGAAAAACTTCCCTTGGTTATGGAATTTTGGCAGACCAACTAGGAACCTTTATGGTTTTAAGTTTTCCAGGAATCATTTTGGCGTCCATTGCTATGGATGGGAAATGGGACTTTTCCACTCTTGTAAAACGAGTGCTGGGATTTGCTCCCATCTACGCTCTGTTTGTTGCCATTGTCACAAGGCAATTTCCGTATCCAGAAGCATTCAAACTAGTCCTACTTCGTTTGGGAGACACTCTCACTCCGCTCGCTTTGGTTTCTGTTGGGTATATGTTGGACATGAGAACCATCGCAGGTCATGGAAAGGTTTTGGCTTTGGGCCTAGGGTTTAAACTCGTCCTCGCACCAATCTTTGTGTATTGGATGTATTCTCCGTTAAAAGAAGATTCCTTACTTTTCCAAACCATTGTTTTGGAATCGGCAATGGCTCCTATGGTCACTTCCACAGTCATCACAATTGAAAAAAACATTTCTCCCCATTTAGCAAGCCTTATGTTGGGAATTGGAATTCCTATTTCCTTTGGCACCACATACGTTCTCAACTTTTTGTTGAAAGGAAACTATATTTGA
- a CDS encoding DUF4442 domain-containing protein — MKNIRSWKKRFKIWLYNFYPPYVGAGIRIKEIAPDFSYFRSEMKLRFYNKNYVGVHFGGSLYSMCDPFFMLILLERLGSDYIVWDKAGNMIFVKPGMGKVIAEFRIPETEIQRIKDEIEVKKKGDYLFTTDVKNEDGEVIAKLEKTVYIRKRGKLPIQNG, encoded by the coding sequence TTGAAGAACATTAGATCTTGGAAAAAAAGATTCAAAATTTGGTTATATAACTTTTATCCACCGTATGTGGGAGCAGGAATCCGAATCAAAGAAATTGCTCCCGATTTTTCCTATTTTCGTTCGGAAATGAAGTTACGGTTCTATAATAAGAATTATGTGGGAGTTCATTTTGGTGGATCTTTGTATTCCATGTGTGATCCATTTTTTATGTTAATTCTTTTAGAAAGATTGGGTTCTGATTATATTGTTTGGGACAAAGCTGGTAATATGATTTTTGTCAAACCGGGAATGGGGAAGGTGATTGCCGAATTTCGAATCCCAGAAACAGAGATCCAAAGGATCAAAGACGAAATCGAAGTGAAGAAAAAAGGGGATTATCTTTTTACAACGGATGTCAAAAACGAGGATGGTGAAGTGATCGCAAAGCTGGAAAAAACAGTGTATATCCGCAAACGGGGAAAACTCCCCATTCAGAACGGATAA